The genomic stretch AACAAAGACATTGAAAGTTAGGTCATTTTTACGCAATAATGCTAAGTATAAATTATTACTTTTGGTTACGAGGCAGTGATGAAACGAGCAGCGGGTTTTAACCTTTTAGAATTGATGATTACTGTCGCCATCTTAGCCATCGTGATGACCATTGCCTTTAGCTTTGATGGCAATTTATTAGAGCGTAACCGGGCCGAATCTTTCTTAAAAGAGCTGCAACGCAACGTGGCTTTTGCTCGTATTAAAGCCACTGCAGCCGATGAGATTGTGATACTTTGCCCAGCCCCCGCCAGTGACATTGTCGCCCGAAACAGTTTTAACTGCCAAAATGACTGGTCAAGTAACCGTATTAGTGTCTTTGTCGACAGAAACAACAACGGCAGCTTTAATGACGGCGAAGACACCCTGCATCGCACCATGGAAATGGTCGATAATAATGATCAACTAAGCTTCAGTGGAACTGAACTACTCCGATTTGACTCCAGCGGTCTTCTCAGTGGCTCTAATGCAGGAGAGTTTGTCTATTGCCCAGGAGATGGCAACAATAATCAGCAGTTGAGTATTTCTCAAGCAGGCACGGCCCTGTACCGTGGAGACACCGATACCAACTGTGGTTAACGCCATTACTTCACTTGCAAGATTTCACCTTGGCAACTAAGTTGTAACTACCGTCTTTATTTCGAGGCAAAGGATATGCATCGAGTTCATGGTTTTACGCTTATTGAGGCACTCATTTGTGTCGCCATCTTAGCCATTGTCAGTTATTTGTCGCTACCGAGCTTCACACACCTGCTCAGCCAAAACAAACCCAAGCAGCAACTTCAGGTACTGCAACGCATGCTCAATTTCGCTCGCATTAAGGCCGTTGCCAGTCAAGCCCCTATCACCGTTTGTCCACTGGTTAAAAACCGCTGTAGTAGGAAAGAATGGCACCAGGCGATAACGGTCTATATTGACCACCCGCCAAAAGGCAGAGTGGATAGAGCCGATACGAAGCTGCACGTATTCAAAGCAGCGCTTGATGATGACGAGCTAAACTACCCGCGTCATGGTATTACTTTCTCACGATTTGGTCGCTTAGCAGGACTGCTCAATGGCACTTTTGTGTATTGTACAAAACAAAAAACCGGTCTGGGATTATCGGTGAGTATTACTGGCAGAAGTAAGATTAAAGCGAGCAAAAAGTGCCGCGATTAGGTGGCAACTTGCTCTGCCACCTAATCACTAAGGATTAACGCTCCCAGCAGCGATCAATTTGTGCTTGATCCGTGACACCACTGACCCCTCTTATTCCAAGCTCATCAATGGTCAGCGCTGGACAGTCGCTGTCGCCTCGTACTGGGCCGCTGGCAGCGGTGGCTACCAGGGTAAAAGTATCCGTTGTTACCCCTTGTAACGAGATAGTAAAGTAGCCATTTTCCGATGTGCCAGGCACGCCAATGTCACTGAGGTCAGTAGCGTAGCTACGGTTATCAACGAAATACTGCTCTTGCTTATTGGCAGCATCAAGCAAAATGGTCATGGCATCAGCGCGGGCACCACGCTTTACATACTCGGTGTAGTTTGGATAGGAAACCGCAGCCAGAATGCCAATAATGACCACCACTATCATCACCTCGATTAATGTGAATCCTTGGCTAATCTTGTTTTTCACTTATCAAGTCCTCTTATTTATTACTATTTTTAGCTTTTTCGGGTTTTG from Pseudoalteromonas sp. UG3-2 encodes the following:
- a CDS encoding pilus assembly FimT family protein is translated as MKRAAGFNLLELMITVAILAIVMTIAFSFDGNLLERNRAESFLKELQRNVAFARIKATAADEIVILCPAPASDIVARNSFNCQNDWSSNRISVFVDRNNNGSFNDGEDTLHRTMEMVDNNDQLSFSGTELLRFDSSGLLSGSNAGEFVYCPGDGNNNQQLSISQAGTALYRGDTDTNCG
- a CDS encoding GspH/FimT family pseudopilin; this encodes MHRVHGFTLIEALICVAILAIVSYLSLPSFTHLLSQNKPKQQLQVLQRMLNFARIKAVASQAPITVCPLVKNRCSRKEWHQAITVYIDHPPKGRVDRADTKLHVFKAALDDDELNYPRHGITFSRFGRLAGLLNGTFVYCTKQKTGLGLSVSITGRSKIKASKKCRD
- a CDS encoding type IV pilin protein — encoded protein: MKNKISQGFTLIEVMIVVVIIGILAAVSYPNYTEYVKRGARADAMTILLDAANKQEQYFVDNRSYATDLSDIGVPGTSENGYFTISLQGVTTDTFTLVATAASGPVRGDSDCPALTIDELGIRGVSGVTDQAQIDRCWER